The Zingiber officinale cultivar Zhangliang chromosome 2A, Zo_v1.1, whole genome shotgun sequence genomic sequence CGAGTTGGGAACGTGGATCGGAGAACGCCTGGCGGTGCCCGGCCTGCCACATCGAATTGAGATGAAGCGGTCGCAGCTCCACGATTCGGCGGGGTTGCGCACCGAGTTCAGCGAGTTCTTTGACCGGGTGGCTGAGTCCGGGAGGGCGAGTCACGGCGAAGTGGTGAACAGCTTCTACGAGTTGGAAGCGGAGTACGCGGAGCATTACCGGAGAGTGATGGGGAGGCGGGCGTGGCACATCGGACCAGTCTCGCTTGTACACGACACCGCTGGCATCGCCGGAGCTAAAGAAGCGGCAGCGATTCTAACGTGGTTGGACTCGAAGCCTACTGAAACGGTTGTGTATGTGTGCTTCGGGAGCATGGGGCGAATGAGCGAGGCACAGATGGGGGAAATTACGGCGGGACTAGCGGCCGCAGGCCACCCGTACATCTGGGTTACTGGCGGCGAGGGAGAACAGAGGAGCATCGTTGAGGAACAGAGGAGCGTCGTTGAGGAACAGAGGAGCGGCCTCGGGCTGGTGGTGCGCGGGTGGGCGCCTCAGGCGGCGATCCTTGGCCATCGCGCGGTAGGGGGCTTCGTGACGCACTGCGGATGGAACTCGGTGATGGAGGCGGTGAGCGCCGGCGTGCCGATGGCCACGTGGCCGCTTTTCGCGGAGCAATTCTACAACGAGGCGCTGGTGGTGGATGTACTGCGCGTCGGTGTGCGCGTAGGCGCGGAGGTGTGGGGGATGGCGGAAGAGGAGAAGCCGGTGGTAGCGAGAGCAAATATCGCCGCGGCGGTGGCGCAGTtgatggaggaggagaggggcagcgaggagaggaagaggagggcggCGGAGATGGGGCGGAAGGCGAGGGAAGCCGTGGCCGTCGGCGGTTCATCCTACAGCGAAGTCGACCAGTTGATGTCCGAACTGTCGCGTCTCCAATTGGAGCGAAGTCAACAAAACCTTTGATCCATGACGACTGGTGCAAACCGTCGAGAATTGATCCTTCAGACATGTTCTTGCATGGTATGAAAGTCTatccaataatttttatttttattttgtttctacaTCTTCTATCCATTTTTCTTTCAAGCTCGCTCCCTCCTCGATATTAATCCAGAAATCTTCTCGTCTCAGTATCAACAATACATTCCACCTCTCTTCAGATTCTTCAGTGAGCCCCAATGACTTCTCTATACTTTTAACCACCATAATTGGAGCCCTAGTTTTTCTTCGTTTTTCCCAACCCACCAAATTGGGTGTCCTCTTTTAGAAATCCAATAAAACTACAATTTTGCTACTCCATTTCCAACTATAGATCGGATTGTTGCTGATACGGATATAGATACAGGGCAGTGAAAGAATTAAAGGGAGAAGGAGCGGCAATTTGATCTTTTCATTTGTGGAGAGTTTTGAGAGTTTAATGGCACTGTTCATCAGGCTAAAGGAGTGATTCGTGGTTTGGGGGATGGCGCCGCCAGGGAGTGGACACTCCTCGACCAGCGCCGACGGGAGCCGTCGGCCGCTCccctcctctcctcctctactCTCCCTTGCCTCCGGCcgcacctcctcttcttcctcctcacgccCTTCGCCGGAGCCAACGCCGCCAACTCCCCTCCTTTTCTCGTCACCGGCGCTCCTCTCCTCCTTCGCCTCGCGACGCGGCCACCGAGCAGTTCGCCGCCATCTACTTTCCCCTCGTCCTCCTCGCGACGCTGTCGCTACATGAACTCACGCGACGCCGccgcatcttcttcttctctcttctcccgACGGCGGCGCTACCGCCTTCACGTCTTCTCATGGGTAGCCCCAGCGAGCAGCTCATGCGCCGGCAgttccctctccctctccatgCCGGCAACATCGACGccacctctcctcctctcttccccgTGAGGTGCTGCTATCTCCAGCGTCGTTGCTTTCGCCGGCCAGCCACAGGCAGCATTCTGGCCACTGCCATGAGCCGCTCGCAGTCCTCACTGTCGATCAGGTCATTGCCACGCACGTCATCTCTTGCTCCTTTATCGCGCCGATATTCGTAGCCGCTTCCTGCAGACATCGGCAGGCCTTTTCCCAATTGAGCCGACCTTGCTATCGACCTCTATCAATGATCGAGTGCGGAACCTTTGCTACCGGTACAGACCCATCAAAGTCATACACTTTCAGCGCCGGTCGGGCCTTTTAACTTCAATGGTTGTGCGCTACCTTAGTGCTTCGAGTCCTTACTG encodes the following:
- the LOC122044147 gene encoding scopoletin glucosyltransferase-like — its product is MADHPVHSIFFFPLPAAGHVIPMVDAASVFASRGATATILSPDPAPQLLADRLRKARHSGHQIDLLLLRQAADGDVSGRRQPPFLASPAYSFDLFRDLEKRFAEPLEIALLRHRPSCLVSDMFLPWTADSARRLAVPRLVFQSMGFFPHCVIDAVERHAAEQRELGTWIGERLAVPGLPHRIEMKRSQLHDSAGLRTEFSEFFDRVAESGRASHGEVVNSFYELEAEYAEHYRRVMGRRAWHIGPVSLVHDTAGIAGAKEAAAILTWLDSKPTETVVYVCFGSMGRMSEAQMGEITAGLAAAGHPYIWVTGGEGEQRSIVEEQRSVVEEQRSGLGLVVRGWAPQAAILGHRAVGGFVTHCGWNSVMEAVSAGVPMATWPLFAEQFYNEALVVDVLRVGVRVGAEVWGMAEEEKPVVARANIAAAVAQLMEEERGSEERKRRAAEMGRKAREAVAVGGSSYSEAKGVIRGLGDGAAREWTLLDQRRREPSAAPLLSSSTLPCLRPHLLFFLLTPFAGANAANSPPFLVTGAPLLLRLATRPPSSSPPSTFPSSSSRRCRYMNSRDAAASSSSLFSRRRRYRLHVFSWVAPASSSCAGSSLSLSMPATSTPPLLLSSP